The Psilocybe cubensis strain MGC-MH-2018 chromosome 7, whole genome shotgun sequence genome has a window encoding:
- a CDS encoding Lysophospholipase — protein MARSQITRCTTLLFLSLLCLFPVAFAQTGPSKIACPQNLVRSAGPAAAHVLSAEERSYISGRMQSVLPDAWRTYLASVRAVLPPGTKLPSYVSEILDPKQPKQPFIPTHPADLPKLGIALSGGGLRAAYFAAGVLTAIDGRNTTHPTGSNGLLQAATYLAGLSGGGWFTTALVQASLPTIPELVFPPNAPAPNTHFGGFLSDLDIITPGADDAQNNAYFQAVLSELAPKVAAGLPVTMADAWTRMIARHFVNGTTAETILNPGLHGDGITFSGLQNLPSFNAHTQPFPIILWNAIPPALIDNPNDPQQLADIVPGNTVPVGSEIWEVNMFETGSWDPTLASFIPTRLLGSTPAFGAGRSKTDAQCFVGVDQAAYVAGISSNVFNGFNTTTNLLPFTLIGTLINAINATFPSPLSVRLDSAALPNPFKGVNARTYPSSSESFLSLIDGGSNGEVLPLQPLIMRSRGVDVIYAVDAPADLPTSYANGSDIVNTAARAKRFSSERLYPFPRVPASPQTFVDRGLTLRPTIFGCLPEDERIGAPIVVYIANGGASAEKRAKGEPGVTGVPTGQTAYSNELAQAFMDESFDIATQGLGLNSTSITAGQQWSTCLACAVVDRARARRGDKREGVCVECFNNYCWDGRE, from the exons ATGGCTCGGTCACAAATTACCCGTTGTACAACGCTCCTgttcctctctctcctctgCCTTTTCCCTGTCGCTTTTGCCCAGACTGGTCCTTCCAAGATCGCATGTCCCCAGAATCTTGTTCGGTCGGCTGGCCCTGCTGCAGCACACGTTCTCTCTGCTGAAGAACGCTCTTACATCTCCGGGCGCATGCAGAGCGTCCTCCCAGACGCATGGAGAACGTACCTTGCCTCTGTCCGTGCCGTGCTGCCCCCTGGTACCAAACTTCCCTCGTATGTATCCGAAATCCTCGACCCCAAACAACCTAAACAACCCTTCATTCCCACCCACCCTGCTGATCTGCCTAAGCTTGGAATTGCGCTTTCTGGTGGAGGCTTGAGGGCAGCCTACTTTGCCGCAGGCGTGCTTACTGCAATTGATGGCCGGAATACAACACACCCTACGGGATCTAATGGATTGCTTCAAGCAGCTACATACTTAGCTGGGCTCTCAGGCGGAGGTTGGTTCACCACAGCACTGGTGCAAGCCAGCCTCCCCACCATTCCTGAGCTCGTATTTCCTCCCAACGCGCCTGCGCCAAACACCCACTTTGGTGGGTTCCTTAGCGACCTCGACATTATCACCCCAGGAGCAGACGATGCGCAGAACAATGCATACTTCCAGGCAGTGCTCAGTGAGCTCGCACCAAAGGTTGCCGCGGGCTTGCCGGTAACAATGGCAGACGCGTGGACGCGAATGATTGCAAGGCACTTCGTGAATGGCACGACGGCAGAGACGATTCTAAACCCCGGGTTGCATGGCGATGGGATTACGTTCAGTGGACTACAGAATCT TCCAAGCTTCAACGCACACACCCAACCCTTTCCCATCATCCTCTGGAATGCGATCCCCCCGGCGCTCATTGACAATCCCAACGATCCCCAGCAGCTTGCAGACATCGTGCCCGGGAACACTGTCCCTGTCGGGAGCGAGATTTGGGAGGTTAACATGT TTGAAACGGGCTCCTGGGACCCCACGCTCGCGTCCTTTATTCCTACGCGTCTGCTTGGATCAACCCCAGCCTTCGGGGCAGGCCGAAGCAAGACCGACGCGCAGTGCTTTGTCGGTGTCGACCAGGCAGCATATGTCGCTGGAATTAGCAGTAATGTGTTCAATGGGTTCAATA caacaacaaatcTCCTCCCCTTTACACTAATAGGCACGTTAATCAATGCCATCAATGCAACGTTCCCATCACCTTTAAGCGTGCGTCTAGACTCGGCAGCGCTGCCCAATCCTTTCAAGGGTGTTAATGCT CGCACGTACCCTTCCTCGTCAGAATCCTTCCTCTCCCTCATTGACGGCGGTTCCAATGGGGAAGTGCTGCCTCTGCAACCTCTCATCATGCGCTCACGCGGTGTAGATGTCATCTACGCAGTAGATGCCCCCGCGGACTTGCCAACCTCCTACGCCAATGGCAGCGACATAGTCAACACCGCCGCCCGCGCAAAGCGCTTCTCGTCCGAGCGGCTTTACCCTTTCCCACGCGTACCTGCCTCACCTCAAACATTCGTAGACAGAGGGCTCACTCTTCGCCCGACAATCTTTGGCTGTCTCCCGGAAGACGAACGAATTGGAGCGCCGATTGTTGTATACATCGCAAACGGGGGTGCAAGTGCGGAGAAGCGGGCAAAGGGGGAGCCAGGCGTGACTGGTGTTCCGACGGGGCAGACTGCATACTCGAATGAGTTGGCTCAGGCGTTCATGGACGAATCGTTTGATATTGCAACTCAGGGTCTTGGGCTCAACTCGACGTCTATAACTGCAGGACAGCAGTGGAGCACCTGTTTGGCGTGTGCGGTTGTTGACCGTGCCCGTGCGAGGCGTGGAGACAAGAGGGAAGGTGTCTGTGTAGAGTGCTTTAACAATTATTGTTGGGATGGTCGAGAGTGA